CGCTGGAACTCGTTAAGCAGGCGAAAATCGAGGCTGGCTTGCATGTCGTCGTTCATCAAAAACCGATACGCGCGGCGCGCGTGGTGAAGAAAATCCCGGAAGGGTTGTCGGCAGCGATTTCGCCGACCCGGGCAAAGCTACCCGTATCGTAAATCACCACCTTGTTGTCGTCGCGGGCCGAGAGCCAGACATTTTCGCCGCGCGGCGTGAATTCCATGTGCAGGATGCCCTTGCCCGGTTCCAGCTGCTTGACCACCTTGCCCGCCAGGGTATCGACCACATCGACCATGCCGTAGTCGGGGAAGGCGAAATTGACCCAGATCTGCCGCCCGTCGGGCCGCGCCATCACGAACACCGGTTGACCGCGCACCGGAATCCGGCCGACTTCCTTCCAGGTCGCGACATCGACCACCAGAATTTCGTGGCGCCCGATCGCCGGCAGGTAGGCCTTCCCTTGCGCCACCGACCAGCCGCGCAGGTGCGGCATCTTGAACACCGGTAGCTTCTGCTCACCGCGACCGTAGTTTTCGAGAATCTTGCGCGCGCCCTTTTCCGGCTGCCACAGGTCGAGCATCGCGACCCCGTCCTCGCCGAACAGGCCAGCCAGGAAATGCCGGCCATCGGGCGTCACCAATCCGTCGTAGGGCTGGCTGCCGGCCGGGTAGCGCTCGGTTTTTGGGGCTTTGGGATCGCTGAAATCGGTCACCCGGATCTCGCCGCCATCGAACAATGCGTAGGCGAACTTGTTGCCCGGCGAGTCGGCCAGGCCGACGACCTTGGAGAACTTGCCCGGCGCGTACTCGGCGGGCACCTCCGAAAGCAACTCCAAGGTGTCGGCATCGAAGGCCTTGATCCCGCCCGGGGTGTAGTTCTGCGCAACCACGATGCGGCCATCCTGCGAAATCGAACCGCCAATCGCGTTGCCGGACTGGATCACGCGCTTGACGATCTTGGCTTCCAGCAAGTCGACCTTGGTCAGCCCGCCGTCGCGGCCGAAGATGTAGGCATAGCGCCCATCCCGCGAATACACGGCGGAGGCGTGCGAAAGATCGCCAAGCCCGCTGATTCGGGCATAGGGCTGGCGCGTGCTGGTATTGACCAGGGTCAAGTGGCCGCTGGCCCGCTCGATGATCAGGCCGAGATCGCCAGTGCCGCGCAGGGGCTG
This genomic window from Dechloromonas sp. ZY10 contains:
- a CDS encoding cytochrome D1 domain-containing protein, producing MKRLRSLLCAAAASLLLAACAGQPLRGTGDLGLIIERASGHLTLVNTSTRQPYARISGLGDLSHASAVYSRDGRYAYIFGRDGGLTKVDLLEAKIVKRVIQSGNAIGGSISQDGRIVVAQNYTPGGIKAFDADTLELLSEVPAEYAPGKFSKVVGLADSPGNKFAYALFDGGEIRVTDFSDPKAPKTERYPAGSQPYDGLVTPDGRHFLAGLFGEDGVAMLDLWQPEKGARKILENYGRGEQKLPVFKMPHLRGWSVAQGKAYLPAIGRHEILVVDVATWKEVGRIPVRGQPVFVMARPDGRQIWVNFAFPDYGMVDVVDTLAGKVVKQLEPGKGILHMEFTPRGENVWLSARDDNKVVIYDTGSFARVGEIAADNPSGIFFTTRAARIGF